A region from the Carassius auratus strain Wakin unplaced genomic scaffold, ASM336829v1 scaf_tig00018048, whole genome shotgun sequence genome encodes:
- the LOC113075922 gene encoding uncharacterized protein LOC113075922 isoform X1, whose amino-acid sequence MMFLLFTVHCVHTFASMLYIPGPPKCPLFKVQRGTVHKVFINKPLRISCNLLYCDEQILNVTWTKEDLKEWIPVSEADQMSTSQNYSSSDPKMLSSYLTFTNMSKHHDGLYRCELKSSNFSIVSHYINVSVSDDMLEDEMPSETESETTDSISDSGLWWLPYLFISLGIVILVAMITLISILFINGFKSSRRKKAHRPQVQYTATSFLPSSPSRSFLKREFSEESLQHSRDSNTCSLTLPPGRSALRVSDCSDDPFSNRRESRSSQVVYASLHHLAPSSATPRQTREEFSEYASIRVS is encoded by the exons atgatgttcCTACTGTTTACTGTTCACTGTGTTCATACATTTGCTTCAATGTTATATATTCCAGGTCCCCCTAAATGTCCTCTCTTTAAAGTTCAGAGAGGGACTGTCCATAAAGTCTTCATAAACAAGCCTTTGAGGATCTCCTGCAATCTGCTGTATTGTGATGAACAGATATTGAATGTGACGTGGACCAAAGAAGACTTGAAAGAATGGATTCCAGTCTCTGAAGCAGATCAGATGTCAACATCACAGAACTATTCATCGTCCGATCCAAAGATGCTGTCTTCATATTTAACTTTCACAAACATGTCGAAGCATCACGACGGTCTGTACAGATGCGAACTGAAGTCCTCAAACTTCTCTATAGTTAGCCATTATATTAATGTTTCTGTCTCAG ATGATATGCTGGAAGATGAAATGCCTTCTGAAA CAGAAAGTGAAACCACTGACAGCATTTCTGATTCAGGACTGTGGTGGCTGCCGTATCTCTTTATCTCTTTGGGTATAGTGATTCTGGTTGCTATGATAACGCTCATCTCCATCCTGTTTATTAATGGATTTAAAA GTTCAAGAAGAAAGAAAGCACATAGACCGCAGGTTCAG TATACAGCAACATCTTTCTTGCCGTCGTCTCCCAGCCGCAGTTTTCTGAAGCGTGAATTCTCAGAAGAATCCCTGCAGCACTCTCGTGACAGCAACACATGCAGTTTAACGTTACCACCCGGACGGTCTGCATTACGTGTGTCAGATTGTAGTGATGATCCTTTCTCTAACAGGAGAGAAAGCAGATCAAGCCAGGTTGTATACGCATCTCTGCATCACCTCGCACCATCATCTGCTACACCCCGTCAGACACGGGAGGAGTTTTCAGAGTATGCATCAATCCGGGTCTCCTGA
- the LOC113075922 gene encoding uncharacterized protein LOC113075922 isoform X3, whose protein sequence is MMFLLFTVHCVHTFASMLYIPGPPKCPLFKVQRGTVHKVFINKPLRISCNLLYCDEQILNVTWTKEDLKEWIPVSEADQMSTSQNYSSSDPKMLSSYLTFTNMSKHHDGLYRCELKSSNFSIVSHYINVSVSDDMLEDEMPSEKSETTDSISDSGLWWLPYLFISLGIVILVAMITLISILFINGFKSSRRKKAHRPQVQYTATSFLPSSPSRSFLKREFSEESLQHSRDSNTCSLTLPPGRSALRVSDCSDDPFSNRRESRSSQVVYASLHHLAPSSATPRQTREEFSEYASIRVS, encoded by the exons atgatgttcCTACTGTTTACTGTTCACTGTGTTCATACATTTGCTTCAATGTTATATATTCCAGGTCCCCCTAAATGTCCTCTCTTTAAAGTTCAGAGAGGGACTGTCCATAAAGTCTTCATAAACAAGCCTTTGAGGATCTCCTGCAATCTGCTGTATTGTGATGAACAGATATTGAATGTGACGTGGACCAAAGAAGACTTGAAAGAATGGATTCCAGTCTCTGAAGCAGATCAGATGTCAACATCACAGAACTATTCATCGTCCGATCCAAAGATGCTGTCTTCATATTTAACTTTCACAAACATGTCGAAGCATCACGACGGTCTGTACAGATGCGAACTGAAGTCCTCAAACTTCTCTATAGTTAGCCATTATATTAATGTTTCTGTCTCAG ATGATATGCTGGAAGATGAAATGCCTTCTGAAA AAAGTGAAACCACTGACAGCATTTCTGATTCAGGACTGTGGTGGCTGCCGTATCTCTTTATCTCTTTGGGTATAGTGATTCTGGTTGCTATGATAACGCTCATCTCCATCCTGTTTATTAATGGATTTAAAA GTTCAAGAAGAAAGAAAGCACATAGACCGCAGGTTCAG TATACAGCAACATCTTTCTTGCCGTCGTCTCCCAGCCGCAGTTTTCTGAAGCGTGAATTCTCAGAAGAATCCCTGCAGCACTCTCGTGACAGCAACACATGCAGTTTAACGTTACCACCCGGACGGTCTGCATTACGTGTGTCAGATTGTAGTGATGATCCTTTCTCTAACAGGAGAGAAAGCAGATCAAGCCAGGTTGTATACGCATCTCTGCATCACCTCGCACCATCATCTGCTACACCCCGTCAGACACGGGAGGAGTTTTCAGAGTATGCATCAATCCGGGTCTCCTGA
- the LOC113075922 gene encoding uncharacterized protein LOC113075922 isoform X2, whose product MVLFLEMLVIFLLHVSTDAQGPPKCPLFKVQRGTVHKVFINKPLRISCNLLYCDEQILNVTWTKEDLKEWIPVSEADQMSTSQNYSSSDPKMLSSYLTFTNMSKHHDGLYRCELKSSNFSIVSHYINVSVSDDMLEDEMPSETESETTDSISDSGLWWLPYLFISLGIVILVAMITLISILFINGFKSSRRKKAHRPQVQYTATSFLPSSPSRSFLKREFSEESLQHSRDSNTCSLTLPPGRSALRVSDCSDDPFSNRRESRSSQVVYASLHHLAPSSATPRQTREEFSEYASIRVS is encoded by the exons ATGGTTTTGTTTCTTGAAATGTTGGTAATTTTCCTCCTGCATGTGAGCACTGACGCACAAG GTCCCCCTAAATGTCCTCTCTTTAAAGTTCAGAGAGGGACTGTCCATAAAGTCTTCATAAACAAGCCTTTGAGGATCTCCTGCAATCTGCTGTATTGTGATGAACAGATATTGAATGTGACGTGGACCAAAGAAGACTTGAAAGAATGGATTCCAGTCTCTGAAGCAGATCAGATGTCAACATCACAGAACTATTCATCGTCCGATCCAAAGATGCTGTCTTCATATTTAACTTTCACAAACATGTCGAAGCATCACGACGGTCTGTACAGATGCGAACTGAAGTCCTCAAACTTCTCTATAGTTAGCCATTATATTAATGTTTCTGTCTCAG ATGATATGCTGGAAGATGAAATGCCTTCTGAAA CAGAAAGTGAAACCACTGACAGCATTTCTGATTCAGGACTGTGGTGGCTGCCGTATCTCTTTATCTCTTTGGGTATAGTGATTCTGGTTGCTATGATAACGCTCATCTCCATCCTGTTTATTAATGGATTTAAAA GTTCAAGAAGAAAGAAAGCACATAGACCGCAGGTTCAG TATACAGCAACATCTTTCTTGCCGTCGTCTCCCAGCCGCAGTTTTCTGAAGCGTGAATTCTCAGAAGAATCCCTGCAGCACTCTCGTGACAGCAACACATGCAGTTTAACGTTACCACCCGGACGGTCTGCATTACGTGTGTCAGATTGTAGTGATGATCCTTTCTCTAACAGGAGAGAAAGCAGATCAAGCCAGGTTGTATACGCATCTCTGCATCACCTCGCACCATCATCTGCTACACCCCGTCAGACACGGGAGGAGTTTTCAGAGTATGCATCAATCCGGGTCTCCTGA